A stretch of the Gossypium hirsutum isolate 1008001.06 chromosome D07, Gossypium_hirsutum_v2.1, whole genome shotgun sequence genome encodes the following:
- the LOC107943497 gene encoding stemmadenine O-acetyltransferase-like gives MWAATAHGETKLIAPRFESATLFPPRDLSGYTPIISQLKKEHVLTKRFVFGATKVEEIRRKYAENCNQTCPTRVEALSAFIWERLVTAISVSSRPNTVCIISHLVNIRARTEPPLPISSFGNLYSFAIIIPSMNSNIVTQMRDSIKTVNKEYVKKLQDGYNHYDKYKEIITRYGGKCEIVPLGFTSLCRFPLYEADFGWGKPIWAASGDREIKNTTVFMDAVNGDGIEAWVTLDEEEMKKFDSDEELLAYVNAPKDCVCVKKIVIAEALISIQTFNFYVDSNPVMGQVLEGFLDMDDDDGIEYVELGD, from the exons ATGTGGGCAGCCACTGCTCATGGGGAGACAAAGTTAATCGCACCCCGTTTCGAATCAGCCACGCTTTTCCCACCACGAGACCTTTCGGGATATACACCAATAATCAGTCAATTAAAAAAGGAACATGTTCTAACCAAGAGGTTCGTATTTGGTGCCACCAAAGTGGAGGAAATCAGAAGAAAATACGCCGAGAATTGTAACCAAACATGCCCAACTCGAGTTGAGGCTTTATCAGCTTTCATATGGGAGCGTTTGGTTACTGCCATTAGTGTAAGCTCAAGACCCAATACGGTTTGCATAATTTCTCACTTGGTAAATATACGTGCAAGAACTGAACCCCCATTGCCAATATCTTCATTCGGGAACCTTTATAGCTTTGCAATCATAATCCCATCCATGAACAGTAACATCGTCACTCAAATGAGAGACTCCATAAAAACAGTGAACAAGGAGTATGTGAAGAAACTCCAAGATGGATATAATCACTACGACAAATATAAAGAGATAATAACACGTTATGGCGGCAAATGCGAGATCGTTCCCCTTGGTTTCACCAGTTTATGCAGGTTTCCTCTATACGAAGCTGATTTTGGTTGGGGGAAACCCATTTGGGCAGCCTCCGGTGATCGAGAAATCAAGAACACAACTGTTTTCATGGATGCCGTGAATGGCGACGGAATAGAGGCTTGGGTTACCCTAGATGAGGAAgaaatgaagaaatttgatagtgATGAGGAATTGCTTGCATATGTTAATGCTCCAAAAG ATTGTGTTTGTGTCAAAAAGATTGTGATTGCTGAAGCATTGATTTCAATTCAG ACATTCAACTTTTATGTGGATTCCAACCCAGTTATGGGACAAGTGCTTGAGGGTTTTCTGGAcatggatgatgatgatggtatCGAGTATGTGGAGCTCGGTGATTAG
- the LOC121219137 gene encoding stemmadenine O-acetyltransferase, producing the protein MKLDVEVVSEEILKPSSPTPDRLRRYRLSFLDQLNPLLYNHLVYFYPKICDTEANKITILDRLKHSMSNALTYFYPLAGRMMEGRLSIDCNDEGIPFVEVRVKCKLSDAINNVVPKELNILLPFEIHGHKEILLGIQFNVFDCGGIGIGVCVSHKISDAL; encoded by the coding sequence ATGAAGCTTGACGTCGAAGTAGTTTCCGAGGAGATACTAAAGCCATCCTCTCCAACCCCCGACCGACTTCGTCGGTATAGACTATCATTCCTCGATCAATTAAATCCCTTACTCTATAACCATTTGGTTTATTTCTATCCAAAAATATGCGATACCGAAGCCAACAAAATCACAATTTTGGATAGGCTGAAACACTCCATGTCCAATGCCCTCACCTATTTCTACCCACTGGCTGGTCGGATGATGGAGGGCCGGTTGTCTATTGATTGCAATGATGAGGGGATTCCCTTCGTGGAAGTTAGAGTGAAGTGCAAACTTTCAGATGCTATAAATAATGTAGTTCCGAAAGAACTCAACATATTGCTTCCTTTTGAAATCCACGGTCACAAAGAAATTCTCCTCGGAATCCAATTCAATGTGTTCGACTGTGGGGGAATAGGGATTGGTGTTTGTGTTTCTCACAAAATCAGTGACGCCCTTTAG